The proteins below come from a single Parachlamydiales bacterium genomic window:
- a CDS encoding aminotransferase class III-fold pyridoxal phosphate-dependent enzyme yields MTDPIQMLAAERLQQDHRLAQAKKLLIEALEQSQSTIHGIKPPDPARKLDYDNWLDQFSKARGAPLWHPYIGSGSGKGPFVELLDGSIKYDLISGIGPHYFGHSHPLYLASVFEAALSDVIMQGNLQQNLDALKLMEILIQHSGFDHCFLSTTGVMANENALKIAFQKRYPANRILAFERCFMGRTIAASQITDKAFFREGIPTALFVDYIPFYDPAHPEESTQKAVNALKSHLHRYPKQHAAMCFELVQGEGGFNIGTKEFFITLMEILKDDGILVIVDEVQTFGRTSSLFAMQYFEVDHLTDIVTLGKLSQTCATLYRKHLAPKPGLLSQTFTSSTAAIRASIAIITELTSGSYYGPNGLVMQLQDKFHTLLHRISNRHPQALHGPFGIGAMVAFTAYGGAADKTTAIVKALFQAGIITFIAGSNPTRIRMLPPIGVLQDTDFAIIETLIEEVLLAHK; encoded by the coding sequence ATGACTGATCCAATACAAATGCTAGCTGCCGAACGACTGCAACAAGACCACCGTTTAGCCCAAGCAAAAAAACTGCTGATCGAAGCTCTTGAGCAAAGCCAAAGTACAATCCACGGTATCAAGCCGCCCGACCCTGCACGGAAATTAGATTACGACAACTGGCTGGATCAATTTTCCAAAGCCCGCGGCGCACCCCTTTGGCACCCTTACATCGGCAGCGGCAGCGGCAAAGGCCCCTTTGTGGAACTATTAGACGGCAGCATTAAATATGATCTTATCAGCGGCATAGGACCGCACTATTTCGGACACAGCCATCCCCTCTATCTTGCCTCCGTCTTTGAAGCAGCCTTAAGCGATGTAATCATGCAAGGCAATCTGCAGCAAAACCTGGATGCGCTTAAACTAATGGAGATATTGATCCAACATTCCGGATTCGATCATTGTTTCCTGTCTACAACAGGAGTAATGGCTAACGAAAATGCCCTGAAGATCGCTTTCCAGAAGCGCTATCCTGCTAATCGCATATTAGCCTTTGAACGGTGCTTCATGGGCAGGACCATCGCGGCTTCTCAAATTACTGATAAGGCATTTTTCCGTGAAGGGATACCTACAGCCCTTTTCGTAGACTATATACCTTTTTACGATCCTGCCCATCCGGAAGAAAGCACCCAAAAAGCTGTCAACGCTTTGAAATCACACCTTCACCGCTACCCTAAACAGCATGCTGCTATGTGTTTTGAATTAGTTCAAGGCGAGGGAGGCTTTAATATAGGGACTAAGGAGTTCTTTATCACATTGATGGAGATACTAAAAGATGATGGCATCCTTGTCATCGTCGATGAAGTACAGACCTTTGGACGCACATCCAGCCTTTTTGCAATGCAGTACTTCGAAGTGGACCATCTGACTGACATTGTGACTTTAGGAAAACTCTCACAAACCTGTGCAACTCTCTACAGAAAACATCTTGCGCCCAAACCCGGCTTGCTAAGCCAAACCTTTACGAGCAGCACCGCTGCCATCAGGGCATCGATCGCTATCATCACTGAACTAACAAGTGGCTCGTACTATGGCCCCAATGGTTTGGTGATGCAGCTGCAGGATAAATTCCATACCCTCCTACACCGCATATCCAACCGCCATCCACAAGCTCTTCACGGACCTTTTGGAATAGGAGCAATGGTCGCCTTCACAGCCTATGGCGGCGCTGCAGATAAAACGACTGCCATCGTCAAAGCCCTTTTCCAAGCTGGGATCATCACCTTCATCGCAGGCAGCAATCCTACGCGCATACGCATGCTGCCTCCTATTGGCGTATTGCAAGACACCGACTTTGCTATCATTGAAACTCTTATTGAAGAGGTGCTCCTTGCACACAAATAG
- a CDS encoding CheR family methyltransferase, with protein sequence MESLKRICLLFEQRLGYNTHYLADSLWERAIKERMKELLYEDEKLYYNYLATNEAEFQHLTEKIVVIETWFFRDSAAYDYLVEWLKTFLNKGNTRMVRILSVPCSTGEEPYSIAIALQDAGIPSSQYLIEGVDISRELIERGLKGVYSKNSFRNLKEKYFKNYFVKKGENYSIITDVRSQVFLRHGNAMLESTYPQNVAYDAIFCRNLMIYLDTASQKKLFAILAKKLKPEGRLFVAPSELEAARINGFQAMGTPQACALRYNYDETPTPVKQSQHLSAKEAEAILMSFSIPLNRRKSMNRMKEAMALADNGSFKKAEILCQEHLKENKDDPEAFYLLGLICQACSDFPKAEEYFTKTLYLAPEHYEALIHMSLIMERHGDHDRASVFKKRAQRQHNKSV encoded by the coding sequence ATGGAGTCATTAAAGCGCATATGTTTACTATTTGAGCAAAGGCTTGGCTATAATACACACTATCTTGCCGATTCGCTCTGGGAAAGAGCGATTAAAGAGCGCATGAAAGAACTGCTGTATGAAGACGAGAAGCTTTACTATAATTACTTGGCCACGAATGAAGCCGAATTTCAACATCTGACAGAAAAAATTGTGGTGATAGAGACATGGTTTTTTCGCGATTCAGCAGCTTATGATTACCTGGTGGAATGGTTGAAAACCTTTTTGAATAAAGGCAACACCCGTATGGTGCGCATTCTTAGCGTTCCATGTTCTACCGGTGAAGAACCTTATTCTATTGCCATTGCACTGCAAGATGCAGGCATCCCTTCCTCCCAATACCTTATTGAAGGCGTCGATATCAGCAGAGAATTGATAGAGAGAGGACTGAAAGGGGTGTATAGCAAAAACTCCTTCAGAAACCTTAAAGAAAAATACTTCAAAAATTATTTCGTCAAAAAAGGCGAAAACTACTCAATAATAACCGACGTACGTTCACAAGTTTTCCTTAGACATGGCAATGCAATGCTGGAAAGTACTTATCCTCAGAATGTTGCTTATGATGCTATCTTCTGCCGCAACCTAATGATTTATCTTGATACCGCTTCGCAAAAAAAACTTTTTGCCATCCTTGCCAAAAAGTTGAAGCCTGAAGGAAGGTTATTCGTTGCCCCATCAGAATTAGAAGCCGCTCGAATCAATGGTTTCCAGGCAATGGGAACTCCTCAAGCATGCGCTTTGCGTTACAATTATGATGAAACACCTACACCAGTAAAACAATCCCAACATCTAAGCGCGAAAGAAGCTGAAGCCATCCTCATGTCGTTCAGCATCCCATTAAACCGTAGAAAAAGTATGAATAGGATGAAAGAGGCAATGGCATTGGCTGATAACGGTAGTTTCAAGAAAGCTGAAATACTTTGCCAAGAGCATCTGAAAGAAAATAAAGACGATCCGGAAGCCTTTTACCTCCTCGGGCTCATCTGTCAAGCATGCTCTGATTTTCCGAAAGCTGAAGAATATTTTACTAAGACTTTATATTTAGCACCTGAACATTATGAAGCCTTAATACATATGTCTCTCATCATGGAAAGGCATGGCGACCACGACCGCGCGTCCGTTTTTAAAAAAAGGGCGCAAAGACAACATAATAAAAGTGTATAA
- a CDS encoding hydrolase yields MPIPKEYSTYLDWIDTQQHMMEELLIKLADQNSGSDNLEGLSHVHQILLDATADLRGERSTLELPLTPELHTNGETTLKKNANALLIRRYPKAPLRILLGGHMDTVFPKSSPFQKCRLAAPDKIIGPGTADMKGGLIVMIYALKALERSPLAGKIGWDILITPDEETGSVASQSLWRQYAWQNHFGLIFEPAMPGGTIVTERKGSINYIASARGQKAHAGRDFNKGKNAVVALAEWITAIYPLNTETTTLNVGVLMGGEAANVVPDYAQSYINVRSPSLTSMKKAEKGMLEAAQKIKEKYDIAIELQIRSRRPPKPFDQATANLLQRLQECASTLQIPLETAKTGGVCDGNNLAAEGLPTLDTLGVIGGGLHTDEEWAWLPSLSQRAKLSAALLLSLASDAPSIEFIAEKHIQKHPGTDND; encoded by the coding sequence ATGCCCATTCCCAAAGAATATTCCACTTACCTTGATTGGATTGATACACAACAGCATATGATGGAAGAACTGCTGATAAAACTCGCAGATCAAAACTCCGGAAGCGACAACTTGGAAGGGCTCTCGCATGTGCATCAAATTCTTCTGGATGCAACAGCAGATTTACGAGGTGAGCGCAGCACACTCGAACTTCCACTTACACCTGAACTTCATACTAACGGGGAAACAACATTAAAAAAGAATGCCAATGCACTTCTAATACGCCGCTACCCCAAAGCGCCCTTGAGAATTCTGCTTGGGGGGCATATGGATACGGTGTTCCCTAAATCATCCCCATTTCAAAAATGTCGATTAGCGGCCCCTGATAAAATTATCGGTCCCGGAACTGCAGATATGAAAGGCGGCCTGATTGTCATGATCTACGCTTTGAAGGCACTGGAAAGGAGCCCTCTTGCCGGGAAAATCGGCTGGGATATTCTGATCACTCCCGATGAAGAAACAGGCTCTGTCGCTTCACAGTCACTATGGCGGCAATATGCTTGGCAAAACCATTTTGGATTAATCTTTGAGCCCGCAATGCCCGGCGGTACAATAGTCACAGAACGCAAAGGATCAATAAATTATATAGCTTCAGCCCGCGGACAAAAAGCCCATGCCGGCAGAGATTTTAACAAAGGCAAAAATGCTGTTGTAGCTCTTGCAGAATGGATCACAGCGATCTATCCGCTCAACACGGAAACGACCACGTTAAATGTAGGGGTCCTGATGGGGGGCGAAGCTGCAAACGTTGTGCCAGACTATGCACAGAGCTACATTAATGTGCGTTCGCCCAGCTTAACATCCATGAAAAAAGCTGAAAAAGGTATGCTTGAGGCTGCGCAGAAAATTAAAGAGAAATATGATATTGCTATAGAACTGCAAATACGCAGCCGCAGGCCGCCTAAACCTTTTGACCAAGCAACAGCAAACCTGCTGCAACGATTGCAGGAGTGCGCAAGCACCCTGCAAATCCCCCTTGAAACTGCTAAGACGGGCGGCGTTTGCGACGGCAACAACCTCGCTGCCGAGGGACTTCCCACCCTGGACACACTAGGTGTCATCGGTGGCGGACTGCACACAGATGAAGAATGGGCATGGCTTCCCAGCTTATCCCAAAGAGCTAAACTGAGCGCGGCATTGCTGTTAAGCCTAGCATCCGATGCCCCTTCGATAGAATTCATTGCTGAAAAACACATTCAAAAGCATCCAGGTACTGACAATGACTGA
- a CDS encoding chemotaxis protein CheW, with product MLMLSFQSGDSYYAISGDAVIEVVPSVKLFVLPTAPSQVVGLLNYGGGPLPVIDFSILMESRPSREALHTRIIILQGEVDEKPFMIGLRAEKVTEVFDGNLEDFQDKGITNNKWPFLDGVMAKSNQVIQRIDAEKLFEWYSNVVQKGIESAMENIELWSH from the coding sequence ATGTTAATGTTATCTTTCCAAAGTGGCGATTCATACTACGCAATTTCCGGTGATGCAGTCATTGAAGTTGTTCCTAGTGTAAAGCTATTTGTTTTGCCCACAGCTCCCTCCCAAGTCGTGGGATTACTCAACTATGGGGGGGGTCCTCTACCCGTTATTGATTTTTCTATTTTAATGGAATCACGCCCCTCGAGAGAGGCGCTGCATACACGTATTATCATCCTTCAGGGAGAGGTAGATGAAAAACCATTTATGATTGGTCTTCGCGCTGAAAAAGTCACAGAAGTCTTCGACGGAAATCTCGAAGACTTTCAAGATAAAGGAATTACAAACAATAAATGGCCCTTTTTAGACGGCGTAATGGCTAAATCTAATCAAGTAATCCAACGGATCGATGCAGAAAAACTTTTTGAATGGTATAGCAATGTTGTACAGAAAGGTATTGAATCCGCAATGGAAAATATTGAATTATGGAGTCATTAA
- the astB gene encoding N-succinylarginine dihydrolase translates to MTQPSPLLNFDGLIGPTHNFSGLSPGNIASLENKDTLSNPKAAALEGLEKMNLLYQAGLNQAVLPPNERPHIPTLRALGFSGSDKSILNECAGKYPELIPSITSAACMFTANSGTFAPSADTLDSKVHITPANLISKLHRAIEAPFTYQILKKIFSNESYFTIHNPLPPYRQFSDEGSANHIRFSKDPYLPGMHLFVYGQSALTPNALLPSKFPARQTLEASQSVARFHKLLEEHIIYAQQNPRAIDAGVFHNDVISLGSGLFFMYHEDSFVSTDNLLEQMQKKSRGLFNAPLVECRVNASQVSLEDAVATYLFNSQIAPQPDGNMVFFAPKQCQDNPNTKLFLDSLLQDPKVPINNVIYINLTQSMRNGGGPACLRFNLSLTPSELLSIHQGVLFSDIRYKQLKEWINKHYRDMLKTSDLADPELLRETHAALDELTQILKLGSIYSFQKTAET, encoded by the coding sequence ATGACACAACCTTCCCCTCTCCTAAATTTTGACGGATTGATTGGGCCGACACATAATTTCAGCGGTCTTTCACCGGGAAACATTGCATCCCTAGAAAATAAAGACACGCTCTCCAATCCAAAGGCGGCTGCTCTAGAAGGCCTGGAAAAAATGAACCTCTTATATCAAGCCGGACTCAATCAAGCTGTATTACCTCCCAATGAACGTCCGCATATCCCTACGCTACGTGCTTTAGGTTTCTCCGGCAGTGATAAATCCATCCTGAATGAATGCGCGGGCAAATATCCTGAACTTATCCCTTCAATCACATCTGCAGCTTGCATGTTTACGGCTAATTCAGGGACGTTTGCCCCCTCGGCGGATACCCTCGACAGTAAAGTCCATATCACCCCCGCAAACCTTATCAGCAAGTTGCACCGCGCCATTGAAGCACCCTTTACTTATCAAATTCTTAAAAAAATTTTCTCTAACGAAAGCTACTTTACCATCCACAACCCCCTTCCTCCTTACCGTCAATTTTCCGACGAAGGATCCGCCAACCACATCCGTTTTTCCAAAGATCCCTATCTTCCAGGGATGCATCTTTTTGTCTACGGTCAAAGCGCACTTACCCCCAATGCTCTCCTTCCCTCAAAATTTCCTGCTAGGCAAACTCTCGAAGCTTCACAATCTGTCGCACGCTTCCACAAACTTTTGGAAGAGCATATCATTTATGCCCAGCAAAATCCCCGCGCTATCGATGCCGGTGTTTTCCATAATGACGTCATTTCCCTTGGCAGCGGACTTTTTTTTATGTATCACGAAGACTCCTTTGTCTCTACTGATAATCTGCTGGAACAAATGCAAAAAAAATCCAGGGGACTATTTAACGCTCCTCTTGTTGAGTGCAGAGTAAATGCCTCTCAGGTCTCTTTAGAGGACGCTGTAGCCACCTATCTATTCAACTCGCAAATTGCACCGCAGCCTGATGGCAACATGGTTTTCTTTGCTCCTAAGCAGTGCCAAGATAATCCGAATACAAAGTTATTCTTAGACTCCTTGCTCCAAGATCCCAAAGTCCCTATCAACAATGTAATCTATATAAACCTCACACAAAGCATGCGCAATGGCGGAGGCCCCGCCTGTCTAAGGTTTAATCTTTCCCTTACTCCTTCAGAGCTTCTTTCTATCCATCAAGGTGTACTTTTTAGCGACATCCGTTATAAGCAATTAAAAGAGTGGATTAACAAGCACTACCGCGATATGTTAAAAACCAGTGATCTGGCTGATCCAGAACTATTACGCGAAACACATGCAGCCTTGGACGAACTAACACAGATACTTAAATTAGGTTCTATCTATTCTTTTCAAAAAACTGCGGAGACTTAA
- the astD gene encoding succinylglutamate-semialdehyde dehydrogenase has product MHTNSLYINGEWISGKGSSMQSENPSTGSVLWEGNSATILQLQDALLAAAAATDLWKKTQLPKRKELLSQAHSIIMQKREEFAEIISNETGKPFWETRGELNAVLNKFAISYKAYDVRCAFTHSALTQATSVTRHKPHGVAAVLGPYNFPAHLPNGHIIPALLAGNTIVYKPSELTPATAAFYTHCLAEAGLPPGVFNLVQGGSDIGAAISENPHIDALFFTGSWLTGRKILEKSLDYPNRILALEMGGNNPLIVWDCQNILQAALTTIHSAYITTGQRCSCARRLIVQDNEQGNSFVNKLVEMSKALQIGPPSKTNDPFMGPLINAQAAQKVRDAYNSFLQKGAKPIMGLDNENESSAFVSPILLDCTEVSGLKDEEIFGPFLQLYRTDTFENAIALANNTSYGLCAGILTDNMQLYSKFWQDAKAGIINWNAPLTGASSNAPFGGLGKSGNHRPSAYYAADYCAYPVASMEAAIPSSPFLPQGITIQKEST; this is encoded by the coding sequence TTGCACACAAATAGCCTATATATCAATGGTGAATGGATCAGTGGGAAAGGATCTTCCATGCAATCGGAAAATCCCTCTACAGGATCAGTCCTATGGGAAGGCAACTCCGCTACGATATTACAGCTCCAAGACGCTTTACTAGCTGCTGCCGCAGCAACAGACCTTTGGAAAAAAACGCAGCTTCCTAAGCGTAAAGAGCTGCTTTCTCAAGCACATAGCATTATTATGCAAAAACGCGAGGAATTCGCCGAAATTATCTCAAACGAAACAGGCAAGCCCTTTTGGGAAACAAGGGGCGAACTCAACGCCGTCCTCAACAAATTTGCCATCTCCTATAAGGCTTATGATGTGCGCTGTGCATTTACACATAGCGCTCTTACCCAAGCAACTTCTGTGACCCGCCATAAACCCCACGGCGTAGCAGCAGTATTAGGTCCATATAACTTTCCTGCTCATCTCCCGAATGGTCATATTATCCCTGCATTGCTTGCCGGCAATACTATAGTTTATAAACCCAGTGAACTGACCCCTGCCACAGCAGCATTTTACACCCACTGTTTGGCTGAGGCAGGCTTACCGCCGGGAGTCTTCAACCTAGTTCAAGGAGGCAGCGACATCGGTGCTGCGATTTCCGAAAACCCTCATATCGACGCTCTATTCTTTACGGGTAGTTGGTTGACAGGCCGTAAAATTTTGGAGAAAAGCTTGGATTATCCAAACCGCATCTTAGCTCTTGAGATGGGGGGGAACAATCCACTTATTGTTTGGGATTGTCAAAATATCTTGCAAGCGGCCCTTACAACAATCCATTCCGCCTATATCACTACAGGACAGCGCTGCTCGTGTGCACGCAGACTCATCGTACAAGATAATGAGCAAGGCAACTCCTTCGTCAATAAACTTGTCGAGATGTCGAAAGCCTTACAGATAGGACCCCCCAGCAAAACTAATGACCCTTTTATGGGGCCTTTGATCAATGCACAAGCTGCACAAAAAGTGCGAGATGCTTACAATAGCTTCTTGCAAAAGGGCGCTAAGCCTATAATGGGTTTAGACAATGAAAATGAGTCCTCCGCTTTTGTTTCACCTATTCTTCTGGACTGTACGGAAGTATCGGGTCTTAAAGACGAAGAGATCTTCGGCCCCTTCCTTCAGCTTTATCGGACAGACACCTTTGAAAATGCTATCGCCTTGGCAAATAATACTTCCTATGGATTATGCGCAGGTATTCTGACTGATAATATGCAATTATATTCTAAATTTTGGCAGGATGCTAAAGCAGGTATTATCAATTGGAACGCTCCACTTACCGGAGCAAGCAGCAACGCACCCTTCGGTGGATTAGGTAAAAGCGGCAACCACCGTCCCAGTGCCTATTATGCTGCCGACTACTGTGCTTATCCTGTGGCTTCGATGGAAGCTGCAATACCCTCCTCTCCTTTTCTACCTCAAGGGATTACCATCCAGAAGGAATCCACATGA